From the Bacteroidia bacterium genome, one window contains:
- a CDS encoding NAD(P)H-dependent oxidoreductase subunit E → MFSEEELQKVQEIRSHYPTNLGAVMGVLHMMQDKYGMISDEAISYIAKLIDVPEENVLGVVSFYEMYHQHPTGKYKLQVCTNVSCLLCGSDMVQKTIKDKIGIGIGEMTEDGLFSVHEAECLGSCGTAPMMSVNKTYHEKLNPEKINAIIDELKAKG, encoded by the coding sequence ATGTTCAGCGAAGAAGAACTTCAGAAAGTACAGGAAATCCGCTCCCATTATCCGACGAATCTCGGCGCGGTGATGGGCGTGCTGCACATGATGCAGGACAAGTACGGCATGATTTCCGACGAGGCCATCAGCTACATCGCGAAGTTGATCGACGTGCCCGAGGAGAATGTGCTCGGCGTCGTATCCTTCTACGAGATGTACCATCAGCATCCGACGGGCAAGTACAAGCTGCAGGTATGCACGAATGTGTCCTGCCTGCTCTGCGGATCCGACATGGTGCAGAAGACGATAAAGGACAAGATCGGCATCGGCATCGGAGAAATGACGGAAGACGGTTTATTCTCCGTGCACGAAGCCGAATGTCTCGGTTCCTGCGGCACCGCGCCCATGATGTCCGTCAACAAGACGTATCATGAAAAACTGAATCCCGAGAAAATAAACGCAATTATTGACGAGCTGAAGGCGAAGGGCTGA
- the nuoF gene encoding NADH-quinone oxidoreductase subunit NuoF, with translation MIDYQPVILPNIPDLHRIDVYEQHGGYQRIRKAMGMTPDEIIAVVKASGLRGRGGAAFPTGLKWTFMPKETEKPKYLCVNGDESEPGSFKDRQIFEFNPHLMIEGILITGRALGLKAAYIYIRGEYEHWVQMVEAAVASAYAKGYVGEGMKQTFGSDFAMDIYVHRGAGAYICGEESSLMNSIEGKRPYPRVKPPFPAQNGLWGCPTTINNVETIANVPLIIEKGAEWFAAIGAEKHPGPILYGISGHVNKPGVYELPTGMLLTELIYDYAGGVPGNKRIKMVIPGGSSMPPLRGDQLEGVRMDADSLKAIGSAIGTAGIMVMDEDTDLTRILTRITHFYKVESCGQCTPCREGTGWMLKVLHRLEHGEGSSADLDLLHSVACNIEGNTVCALGDAAAWPVRFTIERFRGELEEELVEKSVKR, from the coding sequence ATGATCGACTACCAGCCAGTCATACTCCCGAATATCCCGGACCTGCACCGCATCGACGTGTACGAGCAGCACGGCGGGTATCAGCGCATACGCAAGGCCATGGGCATGACGCCCGACGAGATCATCGCTGTCGTCAAGGCATCGGGTCTTCGCGGCCGCGGCGGCGCGGCGTTCCCGACGGGGTTGAAATGGACCTTCATGCCGAAGGAAACGGAGAAACCCAAATACCTGTGCGTGAACGGCGACGAAAGCGAACCGGGGTCCTTCAAGGACAGGCAGATTTTCGAGTTCAATCCCCACCTGATGATCGAGGGTATACTGATCACCGGGCGGGCGCTGGGTCTGAAGGCCGCGTACATTTACATTCGCGGCGAGTATGAACACTGGGTACAGATGGTGGAAGCAGCCGTGGCTTCGGCGTACGCGAAGGGTTACGTCGGCGAAGGAATGAAGCAGACCTTCGGCTCCGATTTCGCAATGGACATCTACGTGCACCGCGGCGCGGGCGCGTACATCTGCGGCGAGGAGTCGTCGCTGATGAACTCCATCGAAGGCAAGCGTCCCTATCCGCGCGTCAAGCCGCCATTCCCGGCGCAGAACGGGCTGTGGGGTTGTCCGACCACGATCAACAATGTGGAAACCATCGCGAACGTGCCGCTCATTATCGAGAAGGGCGCGGAGTGGTTTGCGGCCATCGGCGCCGAGAAGCATCCCGGACCAATCCTCTACGGCATTTCCGGACATGTCAACAAACCCGGCGTGTATGAATTGCCGACGGGCATGCTGCTGACCGAGCTGATTTACGACTACGCAGGAGGCGTGCCGGGCAACAAGCGCATCAAGATGGTGATTCCCGGCGGAAGCTCCATGCCTCCGTTGCGGGGAGATCAGCTCGAAGGTGTGCGCATGGATGCGGATTCGCTCAAGGCGATCGGCTCCGCCATCGGCACGGCCGGTATCATGGTGATGGACGAAGACACCGATCTCACCCGCATTCTCACGCGCATCACACATTTCTACAAAGTCGAATCCTGCGGACAATGTACACCCTGCCGCGAAGGCACCGGCTGGATGCTCAAGGTGCTGCATCGCCTGGAGCACGGCGAGGGTAGTTCCGCCGACCTCGATCTGCTGCACAGCGTCGCCTGCAACATCGAAGGCAACACCGTCTGCGCCCTCGGCGACGCCGCCGCCTGGCCGGTGCGTTTTACTATCGAGCGTTTCCGTGGGGAGTTGGAAGAGGAGCTTGTAGAAAAGAGCGTGAAAAGGTGA